A single genomic interval of Streptomyces sp. BA2 harbors:
- a CDS encoding ATP-binding protein, giving the protein MSARRRLGARWRRRRPLRTRLALAAAAAVALVAVGVCVAAFLVIRYKLYQQLDQNLAQSATLIAQQRNYDAEPGVVTGECRFMGAPACSQIVPADPADDPSKPYLLPVTESTRKVAGGRAAPYYTSLTLHGKPTRMYTTHYGTGNAVQVALRADIAERGVRQAAGLLSAVGGAGVLLSGLGGYWVSRTGLAPVARLTATAERIAATRDARHRIELPPGPPGREDEVTRLAASFNAMLAELEESVTARRRLVADASHELRTPLTALRTNAELLARADRLSEAQRERASGALARQLREVTGMVNDLIELARDEEPQPLLEEVRLAPLVTHVVDAARGHWPQVPFALHVTPEADGASIPGVPARLSRLVTNLLDNAAKFSPPGTPVEVSLTSAALTVRDHGPGIAEEDLPYVFDRFYRAEKARALPGSGLGLAMARQIAHAHGAELSAEGAPGGGALFRLSLPG; this is encoded by the coding sequence GTGAGCGCCCGGCGCAGGCTCGGCGCGCGGTGGCGGCGGAGGCGTCCGCTGCGCACGCGGCTCGCGCTCGCCGCGGCGGCGGCCGTCGCGCTGGTCGCGGTCGGGGTGTGCGTGGCCGCGTTCCTCGTCATCCGCTACAAGCTCTACCAGCAGCTCGACCAGAACCTCGCCCAGTCGGCGACCCTCATCGCGCAGCAGCGCAACTACGACGCCGAGCCGGGTGTCGTCACCGGCGAGTGTCGCTTCATGGGCGCCCCGGCCTGCTCACAGATCGTCCCCGCCGACCCCGCGGACGATCCGTCGAAGCCCTATCTGCTGCCCGTCACCGAGTCCACCCGGAAGGTCGCGGGCGGCCGGGCCGCCCCGTACTACACAAGTCTCACGCTGCACGGGAAGCCGACCCGGATGTACACCACGCACTACGGCACGGGCAACGCCGTCCAGGTCGCTCTGCGCGCCGACATCGCCGAGCGCGGCGTGCGCCAGGCCGCGGGGCTGCTCTCCGCGGTGGGCGGCGCGGGAGTGCTCCTGTCGGGGCTCGGCGGCTACTGGGTCTCGCGCACCGGTCTCGCTCCGGTCGCCCGCCTCACCGCCACGGCGGAGCGCATCGCGGCGACCCGTGACGCCCGCCACCGCATCGAGCTGCCGCCGGGGCCGCCGGGCCGCGAGGACGAGGTGACCCGCCTCGCGGCGTCGTTCAACGCGATGCTGGCCGAGCTGGAGGAGTCGGTCACGGCACGCCGCCGCCTGGTCGCCGATGCCTCGCACGAGCTGCGTACGCCGCTGACGGCGCTGCGGACGAACGCCGAACTCCTGGCCCGCGCCGACCGGTTGAGCGAGGCGCAGCGCGAACGCGCGTCCGGCGCTCTTGCCCGCCAGCTGCGCGAGGTCACGGGCATGGTCAACGACCTGATCGAGCTGGCGCGTGACGAGGAGCCGCAGCCCCTCCTGGAGGAGGTGCGGCTCGCGCCTCTGGTCACGCACGTCGTGGACGCGGCGCGCGGCCACTGGCCGCAGGTTCCGTTCGCGCTCCACGTGACGCCGGAGGCCGACGGCGCGAGCATCCCCGGCGTTCCCGCGCGTCTCTCCCGGCTCGTCACCAACCTCCTGGACAACGCGGCCAAGTTCAGCCCGCCGGGCACGCCCGTGGAGGTCTCCCTGACCTCCGCCGCCCTGACGGTCCGTGATCACGGGCCCGGCATCGCGGAGGAGGACCTGCCGTACGTCTTCGACCGTTTCTACCGCGCCGAGAAGGCCCGCGCGCTGCCGGGTTCGGGCCTCGGTCTCGCGATGGCCCGCCAGATCGCCCACGCGCACGGAGCGGAGCTCTCGGCGGAGGGGGCGCCCGGCGGGGGCGCGTTGTTCAGGCTGTCGCTGCCCGGCTGA
- a CDS encoding response regulator transcription factor: MSFTSRPGPPVTGGGPPAAKILVVDDDPEVRAAVEDALTIEGHVVRGAPDGQRALSAVARWEPNLLVLDVMMPVLDGLAVCRQLRAAGDRTPVLVLTALGSVSERVDGLDAGADDYLVKPFALDELVARVRALLRRAAPEQLSAADGDGLAYGDLVLDPSTRTGRRGHRTVEFSRTEAALLELLLRNAGQVLPRELIQESVWGRDFGPDSNSLAVYVGYLRRKLESGGEPRLVHTVHGVGYRLGSP, from the coding sequence ATGAGCTTCACGAGCAGGCCGGGCCCACCGGTGACCGGCGGCGGCCCACCGGCGGCCAAGATCCTGGTCGTCGACGACGACCCCGAGGTCCGCGCGGCGGTGGAGGACGCCCTCACGATCGAGGGCCACGTGGTCCGCGGCGCGCCGGACGGGCAGCGTGCGCTCTCGGCGGTGGCCCGCTGGGAGCCCAACCTGCTGGTCCTCGACGTGATGATGCCGGTCCTCGACGGCCTCGCCGTGTGCCGCCAACTGCGGGCCGCGGGCGACCGCACGCCGGTCCTCGTCCTCACCGCGCTCGGCTCCGTCAGTGAACGCGTCGACGGCCTCGACGCGGGCGCGGACGACTATCTGGTGAAGCCCTTCGCCCTGGACGAGCTCGTCGCCCGCGTGCGTGCGCTTCTGCGCCGCGCCGCCCCTGAGCAGCTCTCCGCCGCCGACGGAGACGGCTTGGCGTACGGCGATCTCGTCCTCGACCCGTCGACCCGCACCGGCCGCCGGGGCCACCGTACGGTCGAGTTCAGCCGCACCGAGGCCGCCCTGCTCGAACTGCTCCTGCGGAACGCCGGTCAGGTGCTTCCGCGTGAGCTCATCCAGGAGTCGGTCTGGGGGCGCGACTTCGGGCCTGACTCCAACTCCCTTGCTGTGTACGTCGGTTATCTGCGCCGCAAGCTGGAGTCGGGCGGCGAACCACGTCTGGTGCACACGGTGCACGGCGTCGGCTACCGGCTGGGCAGCCCGTGA
- a CDS encoding alpha/beta fold hydrolase, with the protein MSPVSLPGPTRTAVIAIGAATLTLLGALTVYGSGEVSASPPAEPKVQDTFDSLGPDVHAAKLSNGRTAHYSDTGNKKGKPVLFIGGTGTSARAAHMTDFFRSTREDLGLRLISVERNGFGDTDFDKKLGKADFAKDTLEVLDQLGVDDVSVIAISGGGPYAAELAGRAPERISALHLAAALPPYGAKPKYCSMSDDELAATVKDSIKDPRKWWAFPDDSPVKSIPGFADTAYEEGARTYNQRGQQADPAPQVHEQKLYCGRPGPDLKKLDAPVYLYGGKKDTTVPPATLKTWQEALPGKAEVRTYADSGHDVQYRHWDQILVDLAGHGDRTVICKGKHTRVLPADEADRLLAKDKATLGSCAWKNN; encoded by the coding sequence GTGTCACCCGTGAGCCTGCCCGGCCCCACCCGCACCGCCGTGATAGCCATCGGAGCCGCCACGCTCACTCTTCTCGGTGCGCTGACGGTGTACGGCTCAGGTGAGGTCTCCGCGAGCCCGCCCGCTGAGCCGAAGGTGCAGGACACCTTCGACTCGCTCGGCCCCGACGTGCACGCGGCGAAGCTCTCGAACGGCCGGACGGCTCACTACTCCGACACCGGGAACAAGAAGGGCAAGCCCGTCCTGTTCATAGGCGGCACCGGCACCAGCGCCCGCGCCGCGCACATGACCGACTTCTTCCGCTCGACCCGCGAGGACCTGGGCCTGCGCCTCATCTCCGTCGAGCGCAACGGCTTCGGTGACACGGACTTCGACAAGAAGCTCGGCAAGGCCGACTTCGCGAAGGACACCCTCGAAGTCCTCGACCAGCTCGGCGTCGACGACGTCAGCGTGATCGCGATCTCGGGCGGAGGCCCCTACGCCGCGGAGCTCGCCGGGCGCGCCCCCGAGCGGATCTCGGCCCTGCACCTCGCGGCCGCCCTGCCGCCCTACGGCGCGAAGCCCAAGTACTGCTCGATGTCCGACGACGAGCTCGCCGCCACCGTGAAGGACTCCATCAAGGACCCGCGCAAGTGGTGGGCGTTCCCCGACGACAGCCCCGTCAAGTCGATACCGGGCTTCGCCGACACGGCGTACGAGGAAGGCGCGCGCACCTACAACCAGCGCGGCCAGCAGGCCGACCCCGCGCCGCAGGTGCACGAGCAGAAGCTGTACTGCGGACGGCCGGGCCCGGACCTGAAGAAGCTCGACGCCCCCGTCTACCTCTACGGCGGCAAGAAGGACACGACCGTGCCGCCGGCGACGCTCAAGACCTGGCAGGAGGCGCTGCCGGGCAAGGCGGAGGTGCGTACGTACGCGGACTCCGGGCACGACGTGCAGTACCGCCACTGGGACCAGATCCTGGTCGACCTGGCGGGCCATGGCGACCGCACGGTCATCTGCAAGGGCAAGCACACGCGCGTGCTGCCCGCCGACGAGGCCGACCGACTCCTCGCCAAGGACAAGGCCACGCTGGGCAGTTGCGCCTGGAAGAACAACTAG
- a CDS encoding DUF3817 domain-containing protein — protein sequence MKRSVLTRYRVMAYVTAVMLLVLCTCMVFKYGFDTGEGLTLVVSQVHGVLYIIYLIFAFDLGSKAKWPFGKLLWVLVSGTIPTAAFFVERKVVREVEPLITDGSPVTAKA from the coding sequence ATGAAGCGAAGCGTGCTGACCCGTTACCGGGTGATGGCCTATGTCACCGCCGTCATGTTGCTCGTCCTGTGCACCTGCATGGTTTTCAAGTACGGCTTCGACACGGGCGAGGGCCTGACGCTGGTCGTCTCCCAGGTCCACGGCGTCCTCTACATCATCTACCTGATCTTCGCCTTCGACCTGGGCTCCAAGGCGAAGTGGCCGTTCGGCAAGCTCCTGTGGGTGCTCGTCTCCGGCACCATCCCGACGGCCGCGTTCTTCGTCGAGCGCAAGGTCGTGCGCGAGGTCGAGCCGCTGATCACCGACGGCTCCCCGGTCACCGCCAAGGCGTAA
- a CDS encoding MarR family transcriptional regulator, translating to MPKPLSLPFDPIARADELWKQRWGSVPAMGAITSIMRAHQILLGEVDAVVKPYGLTFARYEALVLLTFSQAGELPMSKIGERLMVHPTSVTNTVDRLVKSGLVDKRPNPNDGRGTLASITEKGREVVESATRELMAMDFGLGVYDAEECAEIFAMLRPLRVAAEDFEEQ from the coding sequence GTGCCGAAGCCGCTCAGCCTTCCCTTCGATCCCATCGCCCGCGCCGACGAGCTCTGGAAGCAGCGCTGGGGATCCGTACCGGCCATGGGCGCGATCACCTCGATCATGCGGGCGCACCAGATCCTGCTCGGTGAGGTCGACGCGGTCGTCAAGCCGTACGGACTGACCTTCGCGCGGTACGAGGCGCTGGTCCTTCTCACGTTCTCGCAGGCGGGCGAGTTGCCGATGTCCAAGATCGGCGAGCGGCTCATGGTCCACCCCACGTCCGTCACCAACACCGTCGACCGTCTCGTCAAGTCCGGTCTCGTCGACAAGCGCCCCAATCCGAACGACGGGCGCGGCACCCTCGCCTCCATCACGGAGAAGGGCCGCGAGGTCGTCGAGTCGGCCACCCGCGAGCTGATGGCCATGGACTTCGGGCTCGGGGTGTACGACGCCGAGGAGTGCGCGGAGATCTTCGCGATGCTGCGGCCGCTGCGGGTCGCCGCCGAGGACTTCGAGGAGCAGTAG
- a CDS encoding UDP-N-acetylglucosamine--N-acetylmuramyl-(pentapeptide) pyrophosphoryl-undecaprenol N-acetylglucosamine transferase, which produces MRTPDMRSPDARSSEAGSSEAGARANGRAPLSVVIGAGGTGGHIYPGLALADALRRAVPGAVVSFVGTERGLETRLIPEAGYRLHTVDMIPFDPSLGAKRFLLPAALVKSGAQCRAILRAQGAQVAVGMGGYPSAPVIVGARMAGLPSLIHESNAVPGRANRFAARLTPNIAVAFDRSREHLPGGARAYTTGMPIAAPLAALDRAALRAEARREYGVPDAARLLLFNGGSLGAARLTEAAVGLAARWRHRADVQLLIKTGPAALDETRRRLTEAGVEATARAVPYLDRMDLAYAAADLVVCRAGSATVAELAATGVPAVLVPYPHAPGDHQTHNARVLSDAGAGLLLPDGETTAARLAELVGPLLADPARLAAMSGAADPGPHARAADLLAERVIHLTHHHTPHLEYA; this is translated from the coding sequence ATGCGAACACCCGATATGCGATCTCCCGATGCGCGATCTTCCGAGGCGGGATCTTCCGAGGCAGGGGCCCGGGCCAACGGGCGCGCCCCTCTCTCCGTCGTCATCGGCGCGGGCGGCACCGGTGGACACATCTATCCCGGGCTCGCCCTCGCCGACGCCCTGCGCCGTGCCGTGCCGGGCGCGGTCGTCTCCTTCGTCGGCACGGAACGGGGCCTTGAGACCCGGCTGATACCGGAGGCCGGGTACCGCCTCCACACCGTCGACATGATCCCCTTCGACCCCTCGCTCGGCGCCAAGCGGTTCCTGCTGCCCGCCGCCCTGGTGAAGTCCGGCGCCCAGTGCCGGGCGATCCTGCGGGCCCAGGGCGCGCAGGTCGCGGTCGGGATGGGCGGCTACCCCAGCGCCCCCGTCATCGTCGGCGCACGGATGGCGGGCCTGCCCAGCCTGATCCACGAGTCCAACGCCGTGCCCGGCCGCGCCAACCGCTTCGCGGCCCGCCTCACCCCGAACATCGCCGTCGCCTTCGACCGCAGCCGGGAGCATCTGCCGGGCGGCGCGCGCGCGTACACCACCGGGATGCCCATCGCGGCGCCGCTCGCCGCGCTCGACCGGGCGGCGCTGCGGGCCGAGGCCCGCCGGGAGTACGGGGTTCCTGACGCGGCCCGGCTGCTGCTCTTCAACGGCGGCAGCCTCGGCGCCGCCAGGCTGACCGAGGCGGCCGTGGGGCTCGCGGCGCGCTGGCGGCACCGCGCCGACGTACAACTCCTGATCAAGACGGGACCCGCCGCGCTCGACGAGACACGGCGGCGCCTCACGGAGGCGGGCGTGGAGGCGACCGCCCGCGCCGTTCCCTACCTCGACCGGATGGACCTCGCGTACGCGGCCGCCGATCTGGTGGTCTGCCGCGCCGGTTCGGCGACCGTCGCGGAGCTCGCCGCCACCGGGGTCCCCGCGGTCCTCGTGCCCTACCCGCACGCGCCCGGCGACCACCAGACGCACAACGCGCGGGTCCTCTCCGACGCCGGCGCGGGTCTGCTCCTTCCCGACGGCGAGACGACGGCGGCGCGGCTCGCGGAGCTCGTCGGGCCGCTCCTCGCCGATCCGGCGCGGCTCGCCGCGATGAGCGGGGCCGCCGATCCGGGCCCGCACGCGCGGGCGGCCGACCTGCTTGCCGAGCGGGTCATCCACCTCACCCACCACCACACCCCGCACTTGGAGTACGCATGA
- a CDS encoding acyl-CoA mutase large subunit family protein, whose product MDADAIEEGRRRWQARYDTAKKRDADFTTLSGDPVEPVYGPRPGDAYEGFERIGWPGEYPFTRGLHPTGYRGRTWTIRQFAGFGNAEQTNERYKTILANGGGGLSVAFDMPTLMGRDSDEPQSLGEVGHCGVAIDSAADMEVLFKDIPLGDVTTSMTISGPAVPVFCMYLVAAERQGIDPAVLNGTLQTDIFKEYIAQKEWLFQPEPHLRLIGDLMEHCARDIPAYKPLSVSGYHIREAGATAAQELAYTLADGFGYVELGLSRGMDVDVFAPGLSFFFDAHLDFFEEIAKFRAARRIWARWMRDVYGAKTDKAQWLRFHTQTAGVSLTAQQPYNNVVRTAVEALSAVLGGTNSLHTNALDETLALPSEQAAEIALRTQQVLMEETGVANVADPLGGSWYVEQLTDRIEADAEKIFEQIKERGRRAHPDGQHPIGPITSGILRGIEDGWFTGEIAESAFQYQQSLEKGDKRVVGVNVHHGSVTGDLEILRVSHEVEREQVKVLGARRSARGDARVRASLDAMLAAARDGANMIPPMLEAVRAEATLGEICGALRDEWGIYTEPPGF is encoded by the coding sequence ATGGACGCTGACGCCATCGAGGAGGGCCGCCGTCGCTGGCAGGCCCGGTACGACACCGCGAAGAAGCGCGACGCGGATTTCACCACGCTCTCCGGCGACCCGGTCGAGCCGGTCTACGGGCCACGGCCCGGGGACGCCTATGAGGGATTCGAGCGGATCGGATGGCCCGGCGAGTACCCCTTCACCCGCGGACTCCACCCCACCGGCTACCGCGGCCGGACCTGGACCATCCGCCAGTTCGCCGGCTTCGGCAACGCCGAGCAGACGAACGAGCGCTACAAGACGATCCTGGCCAACGGCGGCGGCGGACTCTCCGTGGCCTTCGACATGCCGACCCTGATGGGCCGGGACTCCGACGAACCCCAGTCCCTCGGCGAGGTCGGGCACTGCGGGGTCGCCATCGACTCGGCCGCCGACATGGAGGTCCTGTTCAAGGACATCCCGCTCGGTGACGTCACGACGTCGATGACGATCTCCGGACCCGCCGTCCCCGTCTTCTGCATGTACCTGGTCGCCGCCGAGCGGCAGGGCATCGACCCGGCCGTCCTGAACGGCACGCTCCAGACGGACATCTTCAAGGAGTACATCGCGCAGAAGGAGTGGCTCTTCCAGCCCGAGCCGCACCTGCGCCTCATCGGCGACCTGATGGAGCACTGCGCCCGCGACATCCCCGCGTACAAGCCCCTGTCGGTCTCCGGCTATCACATCCGTGAGGCCGGGGCGACGGCCGCGCAGGAGCTCGCGTACACCCTCGCGGACGGCTTCGGGTACGTCGAGCTGGGGCTGAGCCGCGGCATGGACGTGGACGTCTTCGCGCCCGGACTGAGCTTCTTCTTCGACGCTCACCTGGACTTCTTCGAGGAGATCGCCAAGTTCCGCGCCGCGCGCCGCATCTGGGCCCGCTGGATGCGCGACGTGTACGGCGCGAAGACGGACAAGGCCCAGTGGCTGCGCTTCCACACCCAGACCGCGGGCGTCTCGCTCACCGCCCAGCAGCCCTACAACAACGTCGTACGCACCGCTGTCGAGGCCCTCTCCGCGGTCCTCGGCGGCACGAACTCCCTGCACACGAACGCCCTCGACGAGACCCTCGCACTGCCGAGCGAGCAGGCCGCCGAGATCGCGCTGCGCACGCAGCAGGTGCTCATGGAGGAGACGGGCGTCGCCAACGTGGCGGACCCGCTGGGCGGCTCCTGGTACGTCGAGCAGCTCACCGACCGCATCGAGGCCGACGCCGAGAAGATCTTCGAGCAGATCAAGGAGCGGGGACGCAGGGCGCACCCGGACGGGCAGCACCCCATCGGGCCCATCACCTCCGGGATCCTGCGCGGCATCGAGGACGGCTGGTTCACCGGCGAGATCGCCGAGTCGGCGTTCCAGTACCAGCAGTCCCTGGAGAAGGGCGACAAGCGGGTCGTGGGCGTCAACGTCCACCACGGGTCCGTCACCGGCGACCTGGAGATCCTGCGGGTCTCTCACGAGGTGGAGCGGGAGCAGGTCAAGGTCCTCGGCGCGCGCCGCTCGGCGCGGGGCGACGCCCGGGTGCGGGCCTCGCTGGACGCGATGCTGGCCGCCGCACGGGACGGGGCGAACATGATCCCGCCCATGCTGGAGGCGGTTCGCGCGGAGGCGACGCTGGGCGAGATTTGTGGCGCCCTGCGCGATGAATGGGGTATTTACACCGAGCCTCCTGGGTTCTAG